From the genome of Winogradskyella forsetii, one region includes:
- a CDS encoding UvrD-helicase domain-containing protein: MPNSAFKIYNASAGSGKTFTLAKAYLKILIQSKSYDQFKSILAITFTNKAVGEMKERIIDMLKSFSSEESLTDPHPMFEAICGELDIQPEILHDKSKHILKHIIHNYGAFDISTIDGFTHRVIRTFAHDLKLPVNFEVELDQERLLNEAVDSLIAKAGSDKTLTKVLVDFAIEKADDDKSWDISYDFNKISKLLVNENDLFAINTFSTKTLEDFKVLKQQLSKEILQQEDAIVKSANTALTLIEESGLQFDDFNRSSLPKHFEKLSDKQFSVGFDAAWQNDLIEGNSLYPKRVSEFVASTIDTIQPRLADYFLNSKRSIFEIMLKKGFYRNITPLSVLNAIKHELDTLKSDQNKLLISEFNTIISKEIKNQPTPFIYERLGEKFKHYFIDEFQDTSKMQWDNLVPLLDNALSAANGDAMLVGDAKQAIYRWRGGEAEQFIKLYNKVDNPFHLEADVLPLETNYRSAKAIIEFNNSFFDYLSETAFSEDAYADLFKKAKQKNHNASEGYVNLNFLDVQKEDDIHELYAKEVLDTIKQCQENGFPLDDICVLVRKRKEGVAIANYLNENGIKITSSETLLLKNSDKVNFINSFLKLLIQPTNDSLKIDVLSYLAEQHQIEDKHQFFTSYLKENLEEMFSELKQLNIDIDKNQCLQLPLYELVEHVVRQFNLNTEPDAYLQFYLDVVLEFTQKQNADVGGFIHYFENKADKLTVVTPENMNAVQIMTIHKSKGLEFPVVIFPYADLNINKELEPKVWFPVEAEDYNGFDMLLLNYNKDVEHFGDLGNQIYKTHQSQLELDNLNLLYVVLTRAVEQLYIISKKDISSKGLVNENTYAGKFINFLIKENKWNDNQLNYNYGTLKLNERISEKETTSSALKLISVSKEDHNLNIVTKSGLLWNTQQEVAIERGNLVHLILSKVKTIGDLDVAFNNLLVSGDVTSQNSEALKSLVIEVIKHPKLEPYFQDDFKVYNERDIITNSGQLLRPDRLNINSKNEAIIIDYKTGEAKEFHANQLNNYEAILNEMNLTVTHKLLVYINDTIEVLEV, translated from the coding sequence TTGCCAAATTCAGCCTTCAAAATATACAACGCCTCTGCTGGTAGCGGAAAAACATTTACGCTAGCCAAAGCCTATTTGAAAATACTTATTCAGTCTAAAAGCTACGACCAATTCAAATCTATTTTAGCAATTACCTTTACTAATAAAGCAGTTGGTGAAATGAAAGAGCGCATTATAGATATGCTGAAATCTTTTTCTTCAGAAGAAAGCCTAACTGATCCACATCCCATGTTTGAAGCTATTTGTGGAGAATTAGACATTCAACCCGAAATATTACACGACAAATCAAAACATATCCTAAAACACATCATTCATAATTACGGTGCGTTTGATATTTCTACTATTGATGGTTTTACACACAGAGTGATTAGAACTTTTGCGCACGATTTAAAATTACCAGTGAATTTTGAAGTCGAATTAGACCAAGAACGACTTCTAAATGAAGCTGTTGACAGTCTTATCGCTAAAGCAGGAAGTGACAAAACCTTGACCAAAGTACTGGTGGATTTCGCGATCGAAAAAGCCGATGATGACAAAAGCTGGGATATTAGTTATGATTTTAATAAAATTTCGAAATTATTGGTCAATGAAAATGATCTGTTTGCCATTAATACTTTCAGTACCAAAACGCTTGAAGATTTTAAGGTTTTAAAACAACAATTATCAAAAGAAATTCTTCAACAAGAAGACGCTATCGTAAAAAGTGCCAATACCGCCTTAACGCTTATTGAAGAGTCAGGCTTACAATTCGATGATTTCAACAGAAGTTCGCTTCCCAAGCATTTTGAGAAATTAAGCGATAAGCAATTTTCGGTTGGTTTTGATGCTGCCTGGCAGAATGATTTAATCGAAGGCAATTCCCTGTACCCAAAACGCGTTTCAGAATTTGTTGCTTCAACCATAGATACCATTCAACCACGATTAGCGGACTATTTTTTGAATTCAAAACGGTCCATTTTCGAAATAATGCTCAAAAAAGGATTTTATAGAAATATCACCCCACTTTCAGTTTTAAATGCCATAAAACATGAATTGGATACTTTAAAATCTGACCAAAATAAATTGTTGATTTCAGAATTCAACACTATCATAAGCAAAGAAATTAAAAATCAACCTACACCTTTCATTTATGAACGTTTGGGCGAAAAATTCAAACATTATTTTATAGATGAGTTTCAAGACACTTCTAAAATGCAATGGGACAATTTAGTACCATTATTAGATAATGCACTTTCTGCAGCCAATGGTGATGCCATGTTGGTTGGTGATGCCAAACAAGCCATTTATAGATGGCGAGGTGGCGAAGCAGAACAATTTATTAAACTTTATAATAAGGTAGATAATCCTTTTCACCTTGAGGCTGACGTGTTGCCATTAGAAACCAACTACCGAAGTGCCAAAGCGATTATTGAATTTAATAATTCGTTTTTCGACTATCTCAGTGAAACGGCTTTTAGTGAAGACGCCTATGCTGATCTTTTTAAAAAAGCAAAGCAAAAAAATCATAATGCTTCCGAAGGTTATGTGAACCTTAATTTTTTGGATGTTCAGAAAGAGGATGATATTCATGAATTATATGCCAAGGAAGTTTTGGATACCATAAAACAATGCCAAGAAAATGGATTTCCACTAGATGACATTTGTGTTTTGGTCAGAAAAAGAAAAGAAGGCGTTGCTATTGCGAATTATTTGAATGAGAATGGTATAAAAATCACTTCGTCGGAAACCTTGCTTTTAAAGAATTCGGATAAGGTTAATTTCATTAATTCGTTTTTAAAGCTACTCATTCAACCTACAAATGATAGCTTAAAAATCGACGTCCTCTCCTATTTAGCAGAACAACATCAAATTGAAGACAAACATCAATTTTTCACTTCGTATCTCAAGGAAAATCTAGAGGAAATGTTTTCAGAATTAAAACAACTAAATATTGATATCGACAAAAACCAATGTCTTCAATTACCGCTTTATGAATTGGTAGAACATGTCGTTAGACAATTTAATTTGAATACTGAACCTGATGCCTATCTTCAGTTTTATTTAGATGTCGTTTTGGAATTCACACAAAAGCAAAATGCAGATGTTGGCGGCTTTATCCATTATTTTGAAAATAAAGCGGACAAATTAACTGTAGTAACTCCAGAAAATATGAATGCGGTTCAGATTATGACCATTCATAAATCGAAAGGTTTGGAGTTTCCAGTGGTTATTTTTCCTTATGCAGATCTTAATATAAATAAAGAACTGGAGCCTAAAGTTTGGTTTCCTGTTGAAGCTGAAGATTATAATGGTTTCGATATGTTGCTACTTAACTATAACAAGGATGTCGAACATTTTGGGGATTTAGGAAATCAAATTTATAAAACACATCAATCACAATTAGAATTAGATAATCTCAATTTGCTTTATGTGGTTTTAACAAGAGCTGTTGAGCAATTGTATATCATTTCTAAAAAGGATATAAGTTCAAAAGGCCTTGTGAATGAAAACACCTATGCAGGCAAGTTTATTAATTTTTTAATTAAGGAAAATAAATGGAACGATAACCAATTGAATTATAATTATGGCACGTTGAAACTAAATGAAAGGATTTCAGAAAAAGAAACCACTTCAAGTGCTCTGAAATTAATTTCAGTTTCAAAAGAAGACCATAATTTGAATATTGTAACCAAATCTGGCTTGCTTTGGAATACACAACAAGAAGTAGCTATTGAGCGTGGTAATTTGGTGCATTTAATTTTATCGAAAGTCAAAACGATTGGAGATCTCGATGTTGCGTTTAACAATTTATTGGTCTCAGGTGATGTGACCTCTCAAAATAGTGAAGCATTAAAAAGCTTAGTAATAGAGGTCATAAAACATCCTAAATTAGAACCTTATTTTCAAGATGATTTTAAGGTTTATAATGAACGTGACATTATTACCAACTCTGGTCAACTTTTAAGGCCTGACCGTTTAAATATCAATTCAAAGAATGAAGCGATAATTATTGACTACAAAACTGGTGAGGCTAAGGAATTTCATGCAAATCAACTTAACAATTATGAAGCTATTTTAAATGAGATGAATTTAACGGTAACACATAAATTATTGGTTTATATAAATGACACTATTGAAGTTCTTGAAGTCTAA
- the kbl gene encoding glycine C-acetyltransferase: MYGDIKNHLQQEIESIKDAGLFKEERIITSPQGAEITLNTGQKVLNFCANNYLGLSSHPDVVQAAKDTLDTHGFGMSSVRFICGTQDIHKELEQKIADFYGTEDTILYAAAFDANGGVFEPLLTKEDAIISDSLNHASIIDGVRLCKAARYRYQNNDMTDLETQLIEANANGARFKIIVTDGVFSMDGLVAPLDKICDLADKYDAMVMIDECHATGFIGETGIGTLEDKGVLGRIDIITGTLGKAMGGAMGGYTTAKKEIVELLRQRSRPYLFSNSLAPAIVGASIKVFDMLKNDTTLRDKVDWNTKYFKKGMKEAGFDIIDGDSAIVPVMLYDAKLSQNMANMLLEEGIYVIGFFYPVVPKDKARIRVQLSAAHNQDQLDKAISAFIKVGKSLNVI; this comes from the coding sequence ATGTACGGAGATATAAAAAATCATTTACAACAAGAAATAGAATCTATTAAAGACGCTGGGCTTTTTAAGGAAGAGCGTATAATCACATCGCCACAAGGTGCGGAAATAACCCTAAATACGGGACAAAAAGTATTAAATTTTTGTGCGAATAATTATTTAGGCTTATCATCACATCCAGATGTTGTTCAGGCGGCAAAAGATACGTTGGACACACATGGTTTCGGGATGTCCTCTGTTCGTTTTATTTGTGGTACTCAAGATATCCATAAAGAATTGGAACAAAAGATTGCCGATTTCTATGGCACAGAAGACACCATATTGTATGCTGCCGCTTTTGATGCCAATGGAGGTGTTTTTGAACCACTATTAACGAAGGAAGATGCTATAATTTCAGACTCTTTGAACCATGCTTCAATAATAGATGGGGTTAGATTGTGCAAAGCTGCCAGATACCGTTACCAAAATAATGATATGACGGATTTAGAAACACAATTAATTGAAGCGAATGCCAATGGTGCACGATTCAAAATTATTGTAACCGATGGTGTATTTTCTATGGATGGTTTAGTTGCACCTTTAGATAAAATATGTGATTTGGCAGACAAGTACGATGCTATGGTTATGATAGATGAATGCCATGCCACAGGTTTCATCGGAGAAACTGGCATCGGTACACTTGAAGACAAAGGCGTTTTAGGCAGAATTGATATCATTACCGGAACTTTAGGAAAGGCAATGGGTGGCGCAATGGGAGGTTACACTACAGCAAAAAAAGAAATTGTGGAATTATTGCGTCAACGTTCTAGACCCTATTTATTTTCAAACTCTTTGGCTCCCGCAATTGTTGGTGCTTCTATTAAGGTGTTTGATATGCTCAAAAACGATACGACCTTGAGAGACAAAGTGGATTGGAACACAAAATACTTCAAAAAAGGCATGAAGGAAGCTGGCTTTGATATCATAGATGGTGATTCAGCTATTGTCCCAGTAATGTTATATGATGCCAAACTATCGCAGAATATGGCGAACATGTTATTGGAAGAGGGTATTTATGTTATTGGGTTCTTTTACCCTGTGGTACCAAAAGACAAAGCTCGAATTAGGGTACAACTATCTGCGGCACATAACCAAGACCAGTTGGATAAAGCAATTTCTGCTTTCATAAAAGTTGGAAAATCGCTAAATGTTATCTGA
- a CDS encoding OmpA family protein, giving the protein MKNLSRLFFVAVLIASFSTSNAQDKNNPWAITIGANAVDVYPVGEDTPQGDYFDEYFNVSDHWNILPSLSTVSISRYLSDGFTFTAKGSINRIDKFGSNFDPVTGVETTNSVDDLTYYGLDGRVSYSFMEALNCKVFDPYLGVGGGYTWVDEIGAGTLNGTVGLNIWFSENLGLSLESTYKHAFEDYLTKHFQHSVGLTFKFGGTDTDGDGIYDQDDACPEEAGLEIFNGCPDSDNDGIQDSKDDCPNTAGLAEFNGCPDADGDGVIDKDDKCPDVAGLKALMGCPDADGDGVADGDDNCPNEAGPAANNGCPWPDTDGDGVLDKDDKCPNEAGEVSNNGCPKVEPTKEVMATLNEYSRSILFNSGKATFQKQTDQVLQSMVAIFKEYPQANFTIEGHTDSDGSKSMNLALSDRRANAVRDYLIANGINSDRLTAKGYGEENPIASNKTSAGKKENRRVEVKLKN; this is encoded by the coding sequence ATGAAAAATCTTAGCAGATTATTTTTTGTTGCAGTGCTTATCGCAAGTTTTAGCACTTCTAATGCTCAAGACAAGAACAATCCCTGGGCTATTACAATTGGAGCTAACGCAGTAGACGTTTACCCAGTAGGAGAAGACACACCACAAGGTGACTATTTTGACGAGTACTTTAATGTATCAGACCATTGGAATATCCTTCCTTCGCTTTCTACAGTCTCAATTTCTAGATACCTTAGTGACGGTTTCACCTTTACTGCTAAAGGTTCTATCAATAGAATTGACAAGTTTGGTTCTAATTTCGATCCTGTAACAGGTGTAGAAACTACAAACAGCGTTGATGACTTAACTTATTACGGACTTGACGGTAGAGTGTCATACAGCTTTATGGAAGCGCTTAACTGTAAAGTTTTCGATCCTTATTTAGGCGTTGGTGGTGGTTACACTTGGGTAGATGAAATCGGAGCTGGAACTTTAAATGGAACTGTAGGTTTAAATATTTGGTTTTCTGAAAACTTAGGTTTATCACTTGAATCTACTTACAAGCATGCTTTTGAAGATTATTTAACAAAACATTTCCAACACTCAGTTGGTCTTACATTTAAGTTTGGTGGTACTGATACTGATGGTGATGGTATCTACGACCAAGACGATGCATGTCCAGAAGAAGCTGGTTTAGAAATCTTTAATGGTTGTCCAGATTCTGATAACGACGGTATTCAAGATTCAAAAGACGACTGTCCTAATACTGCTGGTTTAGCTGAATTTAACGGTTGTCCAGATGCTGATGGCGATGGTGTTATTGACAAAGATGATAAGTGTCCAGATGTTGCTGGTTTAAAAGCATTAATGGGATGTCCAGATGCTGATGGTGACGGTGTTGCTGACGGAGATGATAACTGTCCTAACGAAGCTGGTCCTGCTGCAAACAATGGTTGTCCTTGGCCAGATACTGATGGTGACGGTGTTTTAGATAAAGATGATAAGTGTCCTAATGAAGCTGGAGAAGTTTCAAACAATGGATGTCCAAAAGTTGAGCCAACTAAAGAAGTGATGGCTACTTTAAACGAATATTCTAGATCTATCTTGTTTAATTCAGGTAAAGCAACTTTCCAAAAGCAAACAGATCAAGTATTGCAATCAATGGTTGCTATCTTTAAAGAATATCCACAAGCTAACTTTACAATAGAAGGTCATACAGATAGTGATGGTTCTAAATCAATGAACTTAGCGTTATCTGATAGAAGAGCTAATGCAGTTAGAGATTATTTAATTGCTAATGGTATTAATTCAGACCGATTAACAGCAAAAGGATACGGTGAGGAAAATCCAATCGCATCTAACAAAACTAGCGCTGGTAAAAAAGAAAACAGACGTGTAGAAGTGAAGTTGAAAAACTAA
- a CDS encoding PD-(D/E)XK nuclease family protein, which translates to MIPFIKTVLLDLQSKKLNLEDLYFILPSKRAGVFLKHHLSTLIRQPIFTPQILSIEEFVEDLSGLQTLPNTDLIFRLYETYKSLTPENEQESFESFSKWAQILLQDFNEVDRYLIPPEHIFDYLSAIIELNHWSLETNPTQLIKNHLKFWKQLKNYYAAFRNNLLQTKQGYQGLIYREAVANLESYIEKPNDRTHIFLGFNALNTAETKIIQGLLNNNLAHIYWDIDTSFIDDTIHDAGWFTRQHRTQWSYFKTHPFNWVTSHYSEEKKIHAIGIPKLVGQAKYIGQILEELTEKDTNLSKIAVVLGEEQLLLPVLNSIPKTITKLNVTMGLALQFVPLASFFEQLFVTHKNNPSQFYFKDVISLLSHPSIYPLFETDTNNVSSTIVAHIQKHNLVYLTVSELKQIASSHSESIDLLFKSWENQPEIALKQCSELIFKMKANFDNDKQNHSLELEYLYRFNILFNQLTELNSNYDYLNSIAALQTIYKKLLSSETLDFKGEPLEGLQIMGMLESRVLDFETVIISSVNEGILPSGKTNNSFIPFDVKIENKLPTFKDKDAVYTYHFYRLLQRAKNVYILYNTEIDALKGGEKSRFITQLNIEGIHNIKHKIITPEVPIIEQKLTEIIKSPSVIEHIKVLSEKGFSPSSLTNYIRNPMDFYYEKILGIKEFEEVEENIAANTLGSVIHNSLEDFYKPLEGSLLTIEHLKTFKIQIKSMVTKHFEKLYNKNGFSSGKNLIIFEIAQRYISNFLNQEIESLKNGNEIKILLIEADETIDIKIEGLDFPIKLKGKVDRIDSFNGVTRVIDYKSGKVEQNNVEIFDWEAITTDFDKYSKSFQILCYAYMMRQKKLIQLPIEAGIISFKNLNGGFLKFGKKPSSHARTKDQLITDETLDHFEIELKKLISEICNPKLNFIEKELER; encoded by the coding sequence ATGATACCTTTTATAAAAACCGTTCTTCTGGATCTTCAATCCAAAAAGTTAAATCTAGAAGATTTATATTTTATACTTCCCAGTAAACGTGCTGGTGTTTTTCTAAAACACCATCTTTCAACATTAATAAGGCAACCGATTTTCACCCCTCAAATACTCAGTATTGAAGAATTTGTGGAAGACCTTTCCGGTTTACAAACATTACCGAATACAGATTTAATCTTTCGGCTTTACGAAACCTATAAAAGCCTAACACCCGAAAATGAACAAGAATCTTTCGAATCATTTTCAAAATGGGCACAAATTTTATTACAGGATTTCAACGAAGTTGACAGATACCTCATTCCCCCAGAACATATTTTTGATTATTTAAGTGCCATTATAGAGCTTAATCATTGGTCTTTAGAAACTAACCCAACGCAACTCATAAAGAACCATCTAAAATTCTGGAAACAACTTAAAAACTATTATGCGGCTTTTAGAAACAACCTGTTACAAACAAAGCAAGGCTATCAAGGTCTTATTTACAGAGAAGCGGTTGCAAACTTAGAGTCCTATATTGAAAAACCAAATGATAGAACCCATATTTTTTTAGGTTTCAATGCATTGAACACTGCTGAAACCAAAATTATACAAGGCTTACTTAATAATAACTTGGCTCACATTTATTGGGATATTGATACCTCTTTTATTGATGATACTATTCACGATGCAGGATGGTTTACGAGGCAACATAGAACCCAATGGTCTTATTTTAAAACTCATCCATTTAATTGGGTAACGTCGCATTATTCGGAAGAAAAAAAGATACACGCTATTGGTATCCCCAAACTAGTTGGACAAGCAAAATACATCGGTCAGATTCTAGAAGAATTGACTGAGAAAGACACCAACTTGTCAAAAATTGCTGTCGTTTTAGGAGAAGAACAGCTTTTACTTCCTGTTCTTAATTCAATCCCTAAAACTATTACTAAACTCAATGTGACTATGGGTTTAGCCTTGCAGTTTGTGCCTTTGGCCTCATTCTTTGAACAGTTGTTTGTCACCCATAAAAATAATCCAAGCCAGTTTTATTTCAAAGATGTCATAAGTTTGCTTTCCCATCCATCTATTTATCCATTATTTGAAACTGATACCAATAATGTTTCAAGCACTATTGTTGCCCATATTCAAAAGCATAACTTGGTTTATCTAACGGTTTCAGAGCTTAAACAAATAGCAAGTTCACATTCAGAAAGCATCGATTTACTTTTTAAATCTTGGGAAAATCAACCTGAAATCGCCTTGAAACAATGTTCTGAACTCATTTTTAAAATGAAAGCGAATTTTGATAACGACAAACAAAATCATAGTCTAGAATTAGAATATCTCTACCGTTTCAATATTTTGTTCAATCAATTGACGGAATTAAATTCCAACTATGACTATCTCAACTCAATTGCCGCTTTACAGACCATTTACAAAAAACTGCTGAGTTCAGAAACTTTAGATTTTAAAGGCGAACCGTTAGAAGGACTTCAAATTATGGGTATGCTGGAATCTCGTGTTTTGGATTTTGAGACCGTGATTATCAGCTCTGTCAATGAAGGCATTTTGCCGTCAGGAAAAACCAATAATTCCTTTATCCCCTTTGATGTTAAGATTGAAAACAAGCTACCCACCTTTAAAGACAAGGATGCCGTTTATACGTATCACTTCTATAGGCTTCTTCAGCGTGCAAAAAATGTTTATATTTTATACAACACGGAAATAGATGCCCTAAAAGGAGGTGAAAAAAGTAGATTTATCACACAACTCAATATTGAAGGCATCCATAATATTAAACATAAAATTATAACACCAGAAGTCCCGATTATTGAACAAAAATTAACTGAAATTATTAAATCACCTTCAGTTATTGAACACATAAAAGTCCTTTCAGAAAAAGGTTTTTCGCCTTCTTCTTTAACCAATTACATAAGAAATCCAATGGATTTTTATTATGAAAAAATATTGGGTATTAAAGAATTTGAAGAAGTCGAAGAAAACATTGCAGCCAATACTTTGGGCTCTGTTATTCATAATTCGCTTGAGGATTTTTACAAACCTTTGGAGGGCTCACTTTTAACTATTGAACACCTTAAAACCTTTAAAATTCAGATCAAAAGCATGGTTACCAAACATTTTGAAAAGCTATATAACAAAAATGGCTTTTCAAGTGGAAAAAACCTCATCATTTTTGAAATTGCCCAACGTTACATTTCAAATTTTCTGAATCAAGAAATCGAGAGTCTCAAAAACGGAAATGAAATTAAAATTTTGTTGATAGAAGCCGATGAAACTATTGACATAAAAATTGAAGGTTTAGATTTTCCTATTAAACTAAAAGGAAAAGTAGATAGAATTGATAGCTTTAACGGCGTCACTAGAGTGATTGACTATAAGTCTGGAAAAGTAGAGCAAAACAACGTGGAAATTTTTGATTGGGAAGCAATAACAACAGATTTTGATAAATACAGTAAATCGTTTCAAATTTTGTGCTATGCCTATATGATGCGACAAAAAAAACTCATCCAATTGCCAATTGAGGCAGGAATCATTTCATTTAAAAATCTCAATGGAGGCTTTTTAAAATTCGGTAAAAAACCATCCTCCCATGCGAGAACAAAAGACCAATTAATAACTGATGAAACTTTAGATCATTTTGAAATTGAATTAAAAAAACTCATCTCGGAAATCTGCAACCCAAAGCTAAATTTTATTGAAAAAGAACTGGAAAGATGA
- a CDS encoding alpha/beta hydrolase family protein: protein MNIDKNIILERKDKKSILIDTFYSEEKINQPIVIFCHGYKGFKDWGAWNLMAEHIAEAGFCFVKFNFSHNGGTMDNPIDFPDLEAFGHNNYTKELGDLEAIINWSQSHFKTNPNVNISDINLIGHSRGGGITIIKASEDQRIKKLITLASVSDFGSRSSISGDLKDWKENGVKYVLNGRTKQQMPHYYQFYEDFKANENRLHIESAEKHLKIPHLIIHGSNDTSVNISEAKALQKWNPNSEFKVIEDADHVFNTNHPWNENKLSAALNQMLDAVISFLK, encoded by the coding sequence ATGAACATAGATAAAAATATAATTTTAGAACGAAAGGATAAAAAATCCATCTTAATTGATACATTTTATTCTGAAGAAAAAATAAATCAACCTATCGTCATATTTTGCCATGGCTATAAAGGTTTTAAGGATTGGGGAGCTTGGAACCTTATGGCAGAACATATCGCTGAAGCTGGATTTTGTTTTGTAAAGTTCAATTTTTCACACAATGGAGGCACAATGGACAACCCAATTGATTTTCCAGATTTGGAAGCTTTTGGACATAATAATTACACCAAAGAACTCGGTGACTTGGAGGCGATTATCAATTGGTCCCAAAGTCATTTCAAAACGAATCCAAACGTCAACATCTCAGACATCAACCTAATTGGTCATAGCCGTGGCGGTGGAATTACAATTATTAAAGCATCGGAAGACCAGAGGATCAAAAAGCTAATCACTTTGGCAAGTGTAAGCGATTTTGGTAGTCGTTCTTCTATTAGTGGTGATTTAAAAGATTGGAAAGAAAATGGCGTTAAGTATGTTTTAAATGGCAGAACAAAACAGCAAATGCCACATTACTATCAATTTTACGAAGATTTTAAAGCCAACGAAAATCGACTTCATATTGAATCTGCTGAAAAACACTTGAAAATTCCACATTTAATCATTCATGGTTCGAATGATACTTCCGTAAACATTAGTGAAGCAAAAGCTTTACAGAAATGGAATCCTAATAGCGAATTTAAGGTTATTGAAGATGCAGACCATGTGTTTAATACCAACCATCCCTGGAATGAAAATAAGCTATCAGCTGCGCTAAACCAAATGCTTGATGCTGTTATAAGCTTTTTAAAATGA